From a region of the Alosa sapidissima isolate fAloSap1 chromosome 9, fAloSap1.pri, whole genome shotgun sequence genome:
- the LOC121718494 gene encoding Fc receptor-like protein 4 produces MKATSSLPVVVFLILTISQGVLSNMGGRYLSVALYGYTDICAVRGSSVVISCSFKNPCNLTISKIYWGITTQEGKTPTDLRLNAAYKGRVQYFWKNDTNCTMEIQNVKKEDSSSYQPIFEIKNANQTRKGQFEINLTVTDLTVTLPQPVIEGHAVNLSCMSSCSEMDKHKVIWRKNGQDLPGKQKYRKQLEIQNVSIEDEGLYSCALKGYKETATTPVKLNVMFPPKNTSAVAGPGLTLTCSSVANPPVEIYTWFKVNESTPVGSGQQYSITNISSEDGGQYYCEARNKYGAENSTAVSITVADLGDRRPVLYPSVGVSVCGAAVLICVLVWIRHCRMNKRHISIKQDQGTCPARAEAAGGAEEDVQYVVLYASVLPKHSRQAAGVEDDIQYASVQFKHSRQAAEEKDDVLYASVQRKQGRQAAGVEDDVQYACVQSKHNRQAAVLLTNQRGSSP; encoded by the exons ATGAAAGCGACAAGTTCACTccctgtggttgtgtttctcaTATTGACCATCAGCCAAG gTGTCCTCAGTAATATGGGAGGACGTTATTTGTCAGTAGCGCTTTACGGCTATACGGATATCTGCGCTGTGAGAGGATCATCAGTGGTCATATCCTGCTCTTTCAAGAATCCTTGTAACCTCACCATCTCTAAAATCTACTGGGGGATCACAACCCAGGAAGGAAAAACACCTACTGATCTCAGATTGAATGCTGCATACAAAGGTCGTGTTCAATATTTCTGGAAAAATGACACCAACTGCACAATGGAAATACAGAATGTGAAGAAGGAGGACAGCTCAAGTTATCAACCCATTTTTGAGATTAAGAATGCCAATCAGACAAGGAAAGGCCAGTTTGAGATCAATTTGACAGTCACAG ACCTTACAGTGACACTTCCTCAACCAGTGATAGAGGGTCATGCGGTGAATTTGAGTTGCATGAGTTCCTGCAGTGAGATGGACAAGCATAAAGTGATATGGAGAAAGAATGGACAAGATTTACCTGGCAAACAGAAATACAGAAAGCAACTTGAGATCCAGAATGTCAGTATTGAGGATGAAGGCCTCTATTCATGTGCTTTAAAAGGCTACAAGGAAACTGCAACTACACCAGTGAAGCTCAATGTAATGT TTCCTCCAAAGAACACATCAGCTGTTGCTGGTCCTGGTCtgactctgacctgcagcagtgTTGCCAACCCACCTGTGGAGATCTACACCTGGTTTAAGGTGAATGAGTCCACTCCAGTAGGATCAggacagcagtacagcatcactAACATCAGCTCTGAGGATGGAGGACAGTACTACTGTGAGGCCAGGAATAAATACGGAGCTGAGAACTCTACTGCTGTGTCCATCACTGTTGCAGATCTGG GAGACCGTAGGCCTGTACTGTACCCGTCAGTGGGAGTCTCAGTCTGTGGAGCTGCAGTTCTGATCTGTGTGCTGGTCTGGATCAG GCACTGCAGAATGAATAAAAGACACATCAGTATAAAG CAGGATCAGGGTACTTGTCCAGCCAGGGCTGAGGCtgcaggaggagcagaggaggatgTCCAGTATGTTGTCCTGTACGCCAGTGTCCTGCCCAAACACAGCAGGCAGGCTGCAGGAGTGGAGGACGACATCCAGTACGCCAGTGTCCAGTTCAAACACAGCAGGCAGGCTGCAGAAGAGAAAGACGACGTCCTGTACGCCAGTGTCCAGCGCAAACAGGGCAGGCAGGCTGCAGGAGTGGAGGACGATGTCCAGTATGCTTGTGTCCAAAGCAAACACAACAGGCAGGCTGCAG TTCTCTTGACCAACCAGAGGGGGAGCTCTCCGTGA